One genomic region from Rosa rugosa chromosome 1, drRosRugo1.1, whole genome shotgun sequence encodes:
- the LOC133729018 gene encoding uncharacterized protein LOC133729018, translating to MILTFISLLSWNIWKARCAFVYQHKPLSPSYIISTTIKLVAEFHDATNRSQATQIHDTYRTAPHPIWIAPPPGHVKVNCDAFWSAPNSTGLGVVIRDHTGSLLGGSTIQANCSSVEIAESEALLSGVNLAVSMNLKLVKFESDEREVVSNLKYPISRSWKSYPIIDQIRRRCSYFDHYT from the coding sequence ATGATTCTTACCTTTATCAGCCTTTTGAGTTGGAACATCTGGAAGGCGAGGTGTGCCTTTGTGTATCAGCATAAGCCCCTTTCTCCAAGCTATATCATCAGTACTACCATCAAACTGGTTGCTGAGTTTCATGATGCAACAAACCGCTCCCAAGCTACTCAGATCCATGACACCTACAGAACGGCTCCACATCCAATTTGGATTGCTCCCCCACCAGGTCATGTCAAAGTTAATTGTGATGCGTTTTGGTCGGCCCCAAATTCAACCGGACTCGGAGTAGTCATCAGGGATCATACTGGTTCTCTTCTTGGTGGCTCTACTATCCAAGCAAACTGTTCTTCAGTGGAAATTGCAGAATCTGAAGCATTACTATCTGGTGTCAATCTTGCAGTATCAATGAATTTGAAATTGGTAAAGTTTGAATCAGATGAAAGAGAGGTTGTCTCTAACCTGAAGTATCCAATTAGCCGGAGCTGGAAATCTTATCCAATCATCGA